A single genomic interval of Plodia interpunctella isolate USDA-ARS_2022_Savannah chromosome 14, ilPloInte3.2, whole genome shotgun sequence harbors:
- the LOC128675289 gene encoding uncharacterized protein LOC128675289 → MSTPATVRVNTLMQCKEKPYTDPITKFYIVIESIIALNRLPLIFTKYVSTYFPIAMIYSLIVICGLCYSYYGTHLNTENGATSMNHWEYMFCVGFGIATWKRLQRYYIELNKFDVEVGCRPKITTMSVRNTVINIITLFFVTVFYVTSYYVDTLQTLWFHMLPVHYIHSLELHYYGHLLSLLATRLRLINYYTESSLSDIKMTTRPKVEEFVYFKYKNVTNGEMKKLMDLYHSIIMAYDFLVDAIKWQLLVIIITSFISILWLAYHVSLSIIRNSDPLVYIVTDVGLTITKMLPLFSPCVFGDRVHSEVRRLRELLASRLYENKLDKSSRSTARALLALTEARDLSFSLLRMLEIDVSFPFKFIGLLITYLIILLQFEKVINP, encoded by the exons ATGTCGACACCCGCGACTGTTCGTGTAAATACTCTCATGCAATGCAAGGAAAAACCTTACACTGATCCTATTACAAAGTTTTATATCGTAATCGAGTCTATAATAGCCCTTAATCGGCTTCCTTTAATCTTTACTAAATATGTGTCTACCTATTTCCCAATAGCTATGATTTACTCTCTTATAGTGATATGCGGATTATGTTACTCTTATTACGGAACTCATTTGAATACCGAAAATGGTGCTACATCGATGAATCACTGGGAGTACATGTTTTGTGTCGGGTTCGGGATAGCCACGTGGAAAAGATTGCAGAGGTATTATATAGAACTGAACAAATTCGATGTCGAAGTCGGATGCCGCCCGAAGATCACAACAATGTCCGTTAGAAATACagttattaacattattacattatttttcgtGACTGTTTTCTATGTGACATCGTATTACGTTGACACGTTGCAAACACTATGGTTCCATATGTTACCTGTTCATTATATTCACTCTCTagaattacattattatggaCATCTCTTGAGCCTTCTTGCGACGAGGCTTCGTTTGATCAACTACTATACGGAATCGTCTCTGTCGGATATCAAAATGACGACACGACCGAAAGTGGAGgaatttgtatatttcaaatataagaaTGTTACAAATGGCGAGATGAAGAAATTGATGGACCTGTACCATTCTATTATTATGGCTTATGACTTTCTAGTCGATGCTATTAAATGGCAG TTATTGGTGATCATAATTACATCTTTCATATCCATTTTGTGGCTAGCTTATCATGTGTCCTTGAGTATCATCAGAAACTCT GACCCGCTGGTGTATATAGTCACCGACGTAGGGTTAACTATAACGAAAATGCTACCACTATTTTCGCCTTGTGTGTTCGGCGATCGAGTTCACAGTGAGGTGAGGCGATTGCGAGAATTACTCGCTTCCAGGCTCTACGAGAATAAACTAG ACAAATCAAGTCGCAGCACAGCCAGGGCCCTGCTGGCCCTGACCGAAGCCCGAGATCTATCTTTCTCTCTCTTGCGCATGCTGGAAATTGATGTGTCCTTCCCTTTCAAGTTCATCGGGCTGCTCATCACATATCTGATTATACTATTACAATTCGAGAAGGTTATAAATCCATAA